In Hermetia illucens chromosome 5, iHerIll2.2.curated.20191125, whole genome shotgun sequence, a single window of DNA contains:
- the LOC119658357 gene encoding acanthoscurrin-2-like: protein MKTFVCLMAIVAVASAGYLGGGGGYGGFGGGSIGGGHGGFGGGSIGGGHGGLGLGGLGGGHGGYGGGGFGGGHGGYGGGGFGGGIGGGSVKVIKVISSGGSGFGGGHGGYGGGIGGGYGGGFGGGYGGGLGGGYGKKW from the coding sequence ATGAAAACCTTCGTTTGCTTAATGGCTATCGTAGCTGTCGCTTCGGCAGGATACTTGGGAGGCGGCGGTGGTTACGGAGGATTCGGAGGCGGTAGTATCGGTGGTGGTCATGGAGGATTCGGTGGCGGAAGCATCGGTGGTGGCCATGGAGGATTGGGACTTGGTGGACTCGgaggtggacatggaggttatggaGGCGGTGGATTCGGTGGTGGTCACGGAGGATATGGCGGTGGCGGTTTCGGAGGCGGAATCGGTGGTGGATCCGTGAAGGTCATCAAAGTCATCTCATCAGGCGGAAGCGGATTCGGAGGTGGACATGGAGGATACGGTGGTGGAATCGGAGGAGGATATGGTGGTGGATTCGGAGGCGGATATGGTGGTGGACTTGGAGGAGGCTACGGCAAAAAATGGTGA
- the LOC119658077 gene encoding glycine-rich cell wall structural protein-like gives MKVFVCLMAVMAAASAGHLGGGGGGGAIGGFGGGGYGGGHGGFGGGSGGFGGGHGGYGGGGFGGGLGGGHGGYGGGGFGGGLGGGHGGGLGGGLSGGFGGGHGGYGGGGFGGGAGGGSVKIIKIIVPSGGSGFGGGHGGGFGGGLGGGFGGGHGGYGGGGFGGGHGGSIGGGFGGGFGGGHGGSIGGGSYGGGYAKGWW, from the coding sequence ATGAAAGTCTTCGTTTGTTTGATGGCCGTTATGGCTGCTGCTTCGGCAGGACATTTGGGTGGCGGCGGCGGTGGCGGCGCCATTGGAGGATTCGGCGGCGGCGGATATGGCGGTGGTCACGGAGGATTCGGCGGCGGATCTGGTGGATTCGGTGGTGGCCACGGAGGATATGGTGGCGGTGGATTCGGTGGCGGACTTGGTGGCGGTCACGGAGGATACGGTGGAGGCGGATTCGGAGGAGGACTCGGCGGCGGTCATGGTGGAGGACTCGGTGGAGGACTTAGTGGAGGATTCGGTGGTGGCCACGGAGGATACGGTGGTGGTGGATTCGGAGGTGGTGCTGGCGGCGGATCCGTCAAAATCATCAAGATTATTGTCCCAAGCGGCGGTAGCGGATTCGGAGGTGGACATGGTGGCGGATTCGGTGGTGGATTAGGTGGCGGATTCGGCGGTGGCCATGGAGGCTACGGCGGTGGTGGATTCGGAGGTGGACATGGTGGATCCATCGGCGGTGGTTTCGGTGGTGGCTTCGGAGGTGGCCATGGTGGCTCCATCGGCGGCGGTAGCTACGGCGGTGGCTACGCTAAGGGATGGTGGTAA
- the LOC119657545 gene encoding acanthoscurrin-1-like: MKIFICLLAFVAVASAGYLGGGGGYGGFGGGSIGGGHGGYGGGSIGGGYGGIGGGHGGYGGGGFGGGLGGYGGGIGGGSVKIIKVISSGGSGFGGGHGGYGGGIGGGYGGGFGGGYGGGLGGGYGKKW; encoded by the coding sequence ATGAAAATCTTCATCTGCTTATTGGCTTTCGTAGCTGTCGCTTCGGCAGGATACTTGGGTGGTGGCGGTGGTTACGGAGGATTCGGAGGCGGTAGTATCGGTggtggccatggaggatacggAGGTGGAAGCATCGGTGGCGGTTATGGAGGAATCGGAGGTGGACATGGAGGCTACGGAGGCGGTGGATTCGGCGGAGGCCTCGGAGGATACGGAGGTGGAATCGGCGGTGGATCCGTGAAAATTATCAAAGTCATCTCATCAGGTGGAAGCGGATTTGGAGGTGGACATGGAGGATACGGTGGCGGAATCGGAGGAGGATATGGTGGTGGATTCGGAGGCGGATATGGCGGCGGTCTCGGGGGAGGCTATGGCAAAAAGTGGTGA
- the LOC119658358 gene encoding glycine-rich cell wall structural protein-like encodes MKIFICLLAFVAVASAGYLGGGGGYGGFGGGSIGGGHGGYGGGSIGGGYGGIGGGHGGYGGGGYGGGLGGYGGGLGGGIGGGSVKIIKVISSGGSGLGGGYGGYGGGIGGGYGGGLGGGYGGGLGGGYGKKW; translated from the coding sequence ATGAAAATCTTCATCTGCTTATTGGCTTTCGTAGCTGTCGCTTCGGCAGGATACTTGGGTGGTGGCGGTGGTTACGGAGGATTCGGAGGCGGTAGTATCGGTGGCGGTCATGGAGGATACGGAGGTGGAAGCATCGGTGGCGGTTATGGAGGAATCGGAGGTGGACATGGAGGCTATGGAGGCGGTGGATACGGTGGTGGTCTCGGAGGATACGGAGGTGGACTCGGAGGCGGAATCGGTGGTGGATCCGTGAAAATCATCAAAGTCATCTCATCAGGCGGAAGCGGACTTGGAGGGGGATATGGTGGATACGGTGGTGGAATCGGAGGAGGATACGGTGGTGGACTCGGAGGCGGATATGGCGGCGGTCTCGGAGGAGGCTATggcaaaaaatggtaa
- the LOC119658076 gene encoding glycine-rich cell wall structural protein-like: MKVFVCLMAVMAAASAGHLGGGGGAIGGGGGYGGGFGGGYGGGYGGGYGGGFGGGLGGGHGGLSGGSIGGLGGGHGGYSSGGFSGGLSGGYGGGHGGYSGGGFGGGLGGGHGGYSGGGLGGYGGGLGGGYGGSGLGGGSVKVIKIISSGSGSGLGDGYGGGYGGGYGGGYGGGYGGGHGGSLGGGYSGGLGGSLGGGYGGGHGGSIGGGYGGGHGGSISGGFGGGYGGGFGGGYGGGYGGGSSKGWW, from the coding sequence ATGAAAGTCTTCGTTTGCTTAATGGCCGTTATGGCTGCCGCTTCGGCAGGACATTTGGGTGGAGGCGGTGGTGCCATTGGAGGCGGTGGAGGATACGGTGGAGGATTTGGTGGTGGATATGGAGGTGGATACGGCGGTGGATACGGTGGCGGTTTTGGCGGAGGATTGGGTGGCGGCCATGGAGGATTAAGCGGAGGATCCATTGGTGGACTTGGTGGAGGCCACGGAGGATACAGCAGTGGCGGATTCAGTGGTGGACTAAGCGGCGGATATGGTGGAGGCCACGGAGGATACAGTGGTGGTGGATTCGGTGGTGGTCTTGGTGGTGGACATGGAGGGTACAGCGGAGGTGGTCTTGGAGGATATGGTGGCGGATTGGGTGGAGGATATGGTGGCAGTGGACTCGGAGGTGGATCTGTAAAAGTTATCAAGATCATCAGCTCTGGAAGCGGAAGTGGATTAGGAGACGGATATGGTGGTGGTTACGGTGGAGGATACGGAGGCGGCTACGGTGGAGGATATGGCGGCGGTCATGGAGGATCCCTCGGTGGAGGATACAGCGGTGGCCTTGGAGGATCACTCGGTGGCGGTTATGGTGGTGGCCATGGAGGATCAATCGGTGGAGGATATGGTGGTGGCCATGGAGGATCAATCAGTGGAGGTTTCGGAGGTGGCTACGGTGGCGGTTTCGGAGGTGGCTACGGTGGTGGCTACGGTGGTGGTTCTTCCAAAGGATGGTGGTAA